The window CGAGGCCGATGGCGCGCATTGCCACGCCGCCTTCGTGGACCACGCGCGCGCTCGCGACGTAACGGATGCGCCAGCCCGCCACGGCGATGCGGCGACAGAAATCGACGTCCTCGAACCATGCGGGGTGGAACGTGGTGTCCAGGCCGCCGACGGCGTCGAACGCCGCGCGACGGACGAGCAGGCACGCCGCGGCAGGCTGGTCGACGTCCTGGTCGCGATCGCGGTCGAGATCGGTGGCCAGGTACCGCGCGCTGGCGGGGTTTGTCGGCCAGACGTGATCGATGAGCAGCAGATCCACTGCCCATGTGGCCAGTGTGGGGAACCGGCGGATGCTGTACTCCGGCTGCGGACGCCCATCGGTGCCGACCAGTTGCGCGCCGGCCAGCGCGATACCGTCGTCGGCGGTCGCGTCGGCGAGCAGGCGCGCAATCGCGTCGCGCGTGACGAGGATGTCGGGGTTGAGCACCAGCACCCACGGTGTGTCGGTGGCGGCCAAGCCCGCGTTCACGCCACCGGCGAAGCCGAGGTTCCTGTCAGACGCCACGACGCGCACGCCGGCACGCGCGCGTGCGATGTCGGCCGTCCCGTCCGTCGAGGCGTTGTCGACCACGACCACCGGCCAGCCCGTCTCGCGCGCCGCGTCGAGCGCCGCCGGCAGGTGTGCGCGGGCGTTCCAGGCGACAAAGAGCAGGGTGACGGGCGTATCGGTCACGAGGCGCCGCCCAGTGTGCCACGGACGCGAGGCTGCCGAAGGAGCGGCCTGGCACTGGCGTCGAGGCATACTGGTGGTTGGACCGCCGTGA is drawn from Acidobacteriota bacterium and contains these coding sequences:
- a CDS encoding glycosyltransferase family 2 protein, whose amino-acid sequence is MTDTPVTLLFVAWNARAHLPAALDAARETGWPVVVVDNASTDGTADIARARAGVRVVASDRNLGFAGGVNAGLAATDTPWVLVLNPDILVTRDAIARLLADATADDGIALAGAQLVGTDGRPQPEYSIRRFPTLATWAVDLLLIDHVWPTNPASARYLATDLDRDRDQDVDQPAAACLLVRRAAFDAVGGLDTTFHPAWFEDVDFCRRIAVAGWRIRYVASARVVHEGGVAMRAIGLGSFSSIWYRNLLRYVAKHGGFATRVLIRPLLIAGLALRITLSLLRGRPAEARAYAAALPVALRRVDSHARECVSSRY